Proteins from a genomic interval of Deltaproteobacteria bacterium:
- a CDS encoding M1 family metallopeptidase: MTTSVPADPGVNFRLSREVWPRRYDVRLVLDLEHWRQRGSVAIELDVRTATSVVTLHALDLDVTSARLEGRAPGLPTEARVVVHPKAEAVSLCFPAPVEPGAATLRLAFTGEIVEKLRGLYRSVKDGERYAATQFEAADARRAFPCFDEPEYKARFALTLDVPADAAAIANGAVLAEEPRAPGRKVVRFAETPPISSYLVAFLVGPFEATPPVEAAAGTPVRVWLPRGLADKGLYARDAHRQAVEWLADYTGIPHPYGKIDAIGLADFEAGAMENPGAITYRLTAIAADPAEASTDTLKDIFYTAAHELTHMWWGDLVTMAWWNDLWLNESFATFVGWKATAELNPGWGMWRDFVATLSRPFLLDALVSTHPISFQVENARQAAERFDVITYWKGAGVVRMIERFLGADAFRAGVRSYLRRYAEKNATADDFWRELDQASGRDVTAIANAWIREPGHPVVEIASRFDATGATLRLRQRRFFSDPEMSGVAPAQRWPVPLVLKIGGATGIREERVLLAGDETEVALAGARWVFPNGGGAGFYRFALDDAAIARLAGAVATGLAPEERLSLVGNQWTLVKAGIGTVAGFVTLVRGFAGEQDRAVLEAISQRLAWLDTNVLADADRPSFTALVQTIFGPELAALGWDPRPGEPVDVRVKRAVVTGALGNLARDPAVLAEARARLERYLADRAALEPNLVPIVANLVAHDGDAALYERFLDRKRASAADDPEEEERFLLALAGFEDPALVARTLALTFTDDVRPQDRAFVLSRLLGGRASRHAAWRFVRDGWEARILPMDPMLRQYVIRGMSMLTPPEIAGAVGDFLAAHVTDDTRETTAQACEQLRIDAAAVLRLGPELAAALRAA, encoded by the coding sequence ATGACGACGAGCGTGCCCGCGGATCCGGGGGTGAACTTCCGGCTGTCGCGCGAGGTCTGGCCGCGCCGGTACGACGTGCGGCTGGTGCTCGACCTCGAGCATTGGCGCCAGCGCGGATCGGTGGCGATCGAGCTCGACGTGCGGACGGCGACGTCGGTCGTGACCCTCCACGCGCTCGATCTCGACGTGACGTCGGCCCGCCTCGAAGGCCGGGCGCCCGGCCTGCCGACCGAGGCGCGGGTCGTCGTCCACCCGAAGGCGGAGGCGGTGAGCCTCTGCTTCCCCGCCCCCGTGGAACCCGGCGCGGCGACGCTCCGACTCGCCTTCACCGGCGAGATCGTCGAGAAGCTCCGCGGGCTCTATCGCTCGGTGAAGGACGGCGAGCGCTATGCCGCGACGCAGTTCGAGGCCGCCGACGCGCGCCGCGCGTTCCCGTGCTTCGACGAGCCCGAGTACAAGGCGCGCTTCGCGCTCACCCTCGACGTTCCCGCCGACGCGGCGGCGATCGCGAACGGCGCCGTCCTCGCCGAAGAGCCGCGCGCGCCCGGCCGGAAGGTCGTGCGCTTCGCCGAGACGCCGCCGATCTCGTCGTATCTCGTGGCGTTCCTCGTCGGCCCCTTCGAGGCGACCCCGCCCGTCGAGGCGGCGGCCGGCACGCCCGTGCGCGTCTGGCTGCCGCGCGGCCTCGCCGACAAGGGTCTCTACGCGCGCGACGCGCATCGCCAGGCCGTCGAGTGGCTCGCCGACTACACCGGCATCCCCCACCCCTACGGCAAGATCGACGCGATCGGGCTCGCCGACTTCGAGGCCGGCGCCATGGAGAACCCGGGCGCGATCACCTATCGGCTGACCGCGATCGCGGCCGATCCGGCCGAGGCCTCGACCGACACGCTGAAGGACATCTTCTACACCGCCGCGCACGAGCTCACGCACATGTGGTGGGGCGATCTCGTCACGATGGCGTGGTGGAACGACCTCTGGCTGAACGAGTCGTTCGCCACCTTCGTCGGCTGGAAGGCGACCGCCGAGCTCAACCCCGGGTGGGGCATGTGGCGCGACTTCGTCGCGACCCTCTCCCGGCCCTTCCTCCTCGATGCGCTCGTGTCGACGCACCCCATCTCCTTCCAGGTCGAGAACGCCCGCCAGGCGGCCGAGCGCTTCGACGTCATCACCTACTGGAAGGGCGCGGGCGTCGTCCGCATGATCGAGCGCTTCCTCGGCGCCGACGCGTTCCGGGCCGGCGTGCGGAGCTATCTCCGGCGCTACGCCGAGAAGAACGCGACCGCCGACGACTTCTGGCGCGAGCTCGACCAGGCGTCGGGCCGCGATGTGACCGCGATCGCGAACGCCTGGATCCGCGAGCCGGGCCACCCGGTCGTCGAGATCGCGAGCCGCTTCGACGCCACGGGCGCGACGCTCCGTCTCCGGCAGCGCCGCTTCTTCTCCGACCCCGAGATGAGCGGCGTCGCGCCGGCGCAGCGCTGGCCGGTGCCGCTCGTGCTCAAGATTGGCGGCGCGACCGGCATCCGCGAGGAGCGCGTGCTGCTCGCCGGCGACGAGACCGAGGTGGCGCTCGCCGGCGCGCGCTGGGTCTTCCCGAACGGCGGCGGCGCCGGCTTCTACCGCTTCGCGCTCGACGACGCCGCGATCGCGCGCCTCGCCGGCGCGGTCGCGACGGGGCTCGCCCCCGAGGAACGCCTGAGCCTCGTCGGCAACCAGTGGACGCTCGTCAAGGCCGGCATCGGCACGGTCGCGGGCTTCGTGACGCTCGTCCGCGGCTTCGCCGGCGAGCAGGACCGCGCGGTGCTGGAGGCCATCTCGCAGCGGCTCGCCTGGCTCGACACCAACGTGCTCGCCGACGCCGACCGGCCGAGCTTCACCGCGCTCGTCCAGACGATCTTCGGCCCCGAGCTCGCCGCGCTCGGGTGGGATCCCCGTCCCGGCGAGCCCGTCGACGTGCGCGTGAAGCGCGCGGTCGTGACCGGCGCGCTCGGCAATCTGGCGCGCGACCCGGCGGTCCTCGCCGAGGCGCGAGCCCGGCTCGAGCGCTACCTCGCCGACCGCGCCGCGCTCGAGCCGAACCTCGTGCCGATCGTCGCGAACCTCGTCGCGCACGACGGCGACGCCGCGCTCTACGAGCGCTTCCTCGACCGCAAGCGCGCAAGCGCCGCCGACGACCCCGAGGAGGAGGAGCGCTTCCTGCTCGCGCTCGCGGGCTTCGAGGATCCCGCGCTCGTCGCGCGCACGCTCGCGCTCACCTTCACCGACGACGTGCGGCCACAGGACCGCGCCTTCGTGCTGTCGCGCCTCCTCGGCGGACGGGCCTCGCGCCACGCCGCCTGGCGGTTCGTCCGCGACGGCTGGGAGGCGCGGATCCTCCCCATGGATCCCATGCTGCGTCAGTACGTGATCCGCGGCATGTCGATGCTGACGCCGCCCGAGATCGCCGGCGCGGTCGGCGACTTCCTCGCCGCGCACGTTACCGACGACACGCGCGAAACGACGGCGCAGGCCTGCGAGCAGCTCCGCATCGACGCCGCCGCCGTGCTCCGGCTCGGCCCCGAGCTCGCCGCCGCGCTGCGCGCCGCCTGA
- a CDS encoding putative toxin-antitoxin system toxin component, PIN family: MRVVFDTNVFISAFVVPASQGEYALRLACRRHFQLVTSLAILTETARKLHGKFGQSEVDVRSALKLVSRVAEIVKPKMRVTALTDEPDNRILECALQGEADVVVSGDRHLLRLRRFQGIPMSRLADFVRMFPPVEE, encoded by the coding sequence ATGCGGGTCGTGTTCGACACGAACGTCTTCATCTCGGCGTTCGTGGTCCCCGCGAGCCAGGGCGAGTATGCGCTCCGCCTGGCGTGTCGCCGGCACTTCCAGCTCGTCACCTCGCTGGCGATCCTCACCGAGACCGCCCGGAAGTTGCATGGGAAGTTCGGCCAGTCCGAAGTCGACGTGCGCAGCGCGCTCAAGCTCGTCAGCCGTGTCGCCGAGATCGTCAAACCGAAGATGCGGGTGACGGCCCTCACCGATGAGCCGGACAACCGCATTCTCGAATGTGCGCTCCAAGGCGAGGCCGACGTGGTGGTGAGCGGTGACCGCCATCTACTCCGCCTGCGCCGGTTCCAGGGTATTCCGATGAGCCGCCTTGCCGACTTCGTACGGATGTTTCCGCCCGTCGAGGAGTGA
- a CDS encoding ribbon-helix-helix protein, CopG family yields MARKTRILGFSVAPSIAVAYERLAARQRKSKSELFREMVETYKAKLDEDELLRLQARMSRKARKLRVLTERDVERIVFKDR; encoded by the coding sequence ATGGCGCGCAAGACCCGCATCCTGGGCTTTTCGGTGGCACCGTCGATCGCGGTGGCGTACGAGCGGCTCGCGGCACGCCAGCGCAAGAGTAAGAGCGAGCTGTTTCGCGAGATGGTCGAGACATACAAAGCGAAGCTCGACGAGGACGAGCTGCTCCGCCTCCAAGCGCGGATGAGCCGCAAGGCACGCAAGCTGCGCGTGCTCACCGAGCGGGACGTGGAGCGCATCGTCTTCAAAGACCGTTGA